The Rhizobium leguminosarum region CGGTCGACGACATTGACGGTCAGCGCCTCCCCCGAGCCCCAGAAGCCATCGGGGGTCTCGCGGCACTCTACCGCAATTCTCGAAAACCTTACGTTCGATATCCGGCCGCCGTCGCGGGAAAAGACGCCCAGCGCCCTGTTGGAGGATGAGACGCTGCAATCCTCGAACACGACATTGGTGACGTCGCCATGGGTTTCCGTACCGATCTTCAGCGCGCAGCTGAGGCTCTGAACGGCGCAGCGGCGGACGAGAATGTTTTCGCATCGCCCGATGGCGACACGATCAGGACCGATGCTCGTCTTCAGGCATATGCCGTCGTCGGCCGTCGATATGCGGCAGTCCTCGATGACGGCGCCGCAGCAGGCATCCAACACGATGCCGTCGGTGTTGGGAAGGCGGCGGTCGTTGTCGATGGTCACGTTCCTGACCGCGACATCGATGCAGTTGACGAAGTGCAGCGTCCACATCGGCGAGCGGCTGATATGGATGGAGCTGATCTCGACCTCGTCGCAGCCCTCGAAGACGACGACGCGGGGACGAAATTCGGCCGGGATGAAGGTTCCCACCGTCTCGTCGTCTCCCACAATGAAGCTCTCACAACCGGCTTCGATGCGCCCCGCCCCCGTCAGGCTGATCCGCCGCGCATCCTTGGCGACGATCATCCCGCGATCCGACTTTTCGGCGATCACCGAAACACTCGTCTGCGCATAGGCCGCGCAATCCGGAACGGGACGCAGGATCGCACCGGCGGCCAGATGAAGGTCGATGCCGGATTTGAGCTGGAGCCCGCGGCAGACATGAATGCCAGCCATGAGCTCCACGCGTCCGCCACCCGAAGCCGACAGGCCGTCGATGGCCGCCTGCAGGCGGACCGTATCGTCGCCCTGCGCCGGCTCGATCGCGACGAGAGACACAGGGCTCATTGGCGCTCGCCGTTCTCGAGAAAGACTTCCGTCAGGAGCAGCATGGTCAGCGCCTGGCCATAAGGCGTCGGCACGTTCGGAATGCGCCTGTAGAAATCGAGGTCATGGCCCATCGGCGTACCGTCCGAGACGCCGTGGACGACACCTTCTTCGTCGATCTGCGCCAGCACCGCCGCAAGCGCGCGCTCGGCA contains the following coding sequences:
- a CDS encoding glycoside hydrolase family 28 protein, which gives rise to MSPVSLVAIEPAQGDDTVRLQAAIDGLSASGGGRVELMAGIHVCRGLQLKSGIDLHLAAGAILRPVPDCAAYAQTSVSVIAEKSDRGMIVAKDARRISLTGAGRIEAGCESFIVGDDETVGTFIPAEFRPRVVVFEGCDEVEISSIHISRSPMWTLHFVNCIDVAVRNVTIDNDRRLPNTDGIVLDACCGAVIEDCRISTADDGICLKTSIGPDRVAIGRCENILVRRCAVQSLSCALKIGTETHGDVTNVVFEDCSVSSSNRALGVFSRDGGRISNVRFSRIAVECRETPDGFWGSGEALTVNVVDRIAERTAGAIENLIVEDITGRMEGAITVISTSSAGIRNASLARIAIDQQPGQLGTARSYDLRPTNADLSPKADGGGRANAWTRGSDGRVIGLEHYPGGMPAVYVAGVTGILMNEVRIKRPTPLPQGWNKNDAVFETAAPDGSGAWQN